The Nocardia sp. NBC_01329 sequence GGCCACTGCGGAGCCGGTGGCCCCGGTCACGGGGTCGGTCGTGATCTGTATCCCGCTCGGAAGCGCGTCGATCTGCTTCTGAGTTCTCACTCCCGAGCCGCACTGCTCCGGACCCGGAAACGGGCCGCCGGAGTCTCCGCCGCCGGGCTCTCCCGGCGCGATCGCGTGCCGAAACGTTTCCACTGACCGGGAACGACGCACGGTGCACCCCCATGTGTCACGTCACTATCGGCGCAGTTACTCAACTCGCTCCGAACATGGAGGTTCCGATGCCGGCTCACGCACCGAACGGGCGATCCCAGCACGGTACAGACGAATACAGGCAGATCGAGGCGGCCGCGGCCCCGACCCGGTTCGCGCGCGGCTGGCACTGCCTGGGCCTGGCGAAATCGTTCCGGGACGGGCAGCCGCACGAGGTGAAGGCCTTCGGCACGACCCTGGTGGTCTTTCGCTCCGAGACCGACGGCACGCTGCACGTACTCGACGCGTACTGCCGCCATATGGGCGGCAACCTGGCACAGGGGTCGGTCAAAGGCGATTCCATCGCCTGTCCGTTCCACGATTGGCGCTGGGGCGGGAACGGGAAATGCACCGGGATCCCGTATGCCCGGCGGGTGCCCCCACTGGCCCGGACCCGGGCCTGGCCGACGCTGGAACGCAACGGTCAGCTTTTCGTCTGGCACGACCCGCAGGGCAGTAGACCCACCGACGAGGTGACCGTGCCGCAGATCGAGGGCTACGGCACCGCGGAGTGGACCGACTGGACCTGGAACTCGCTGCTGGTCGAGGGCTCGAACTGCCGCGAGATCGTGGACAACGTCGTCGATATGGCCCACTTCTTCTACGTCCACTATTCCTTCCCGCGCTATTTCAAGAACGTTTTCGAAGGGCATGTGGCGACCCAGTACATGCGGTCCACACCGCGTGGCGATATCAATGTCGGTACCAGTTACGACGATCCGAATTCCGCATTGCGCTCGGACGCCTCCTATTTCGGCCCCTCCTACATGATCGACCGGCTGTGGAACGAGGCGCAGGGGATGACGATCGAAACTGTCCTGATCAACTGCCACTATCCGGTCAGCGCGAATTCGTTCGTCTTGCAGTACGGCGTGATGGTGAAAAAACCGCAGGGCATGTCGGACGCGGATGCCGAGGCGATGGCGGCGCAGTTCGCGCGCGGTGTCGAAGTGGGTTTCGAACAGGATGTCGAGATCTGGAAGAACAAGGCGCCCATCGACAATCCGCTGCTCTCCGAGGAGGACGGCCCGGTGTACCAGCTGCGCCGCTGGTACCAGCAGTTCTACGTGGATATCGGGGACGTCACCGAGGACATGACCAAACGATTCGAATTCGAGATCGATACCGAACGCGCAGTATCCAGCTGGGAGGCCGAGGTCGCCGACAATATCGCCCGCGGCGCGGTCCTCGACACCACCGCCTGAGCTGTTCACTTCCCCTTTCGCGCCGGTCGAAGCCGTGCGCGGTATCCCCGAGGAACCCATAATGACCAGTGTTCTCGACAACCTCGCCGCGATCGCCGATCAGCTGCGCGAACAGTCCCCGGAGGCCGAAGCCCTCGGCCGGCTCCCGGATTCGACCGCGAAGCTGCTGAAGACCGCCGGCCCGATCCGGCTGCTGCAACCCAAGAAATACGGCGGGTTCGAGGCGCATCCGCGGGAATTCGCCGAATCGGTGATGGCGGCGGCCGCGCTGGATCCGGCCACCGGCTGGATCTGCGGCATCGTCGGCGTACATCCGTGGCAGCTCGCGTTCGCCGATCCCGAGGTGCAGGAAGAGGTGTGGGGTGCCGATAACGACACCTGGATGGCCTCGCCCTACGCGCCGACCGGTGTCGCTCGTCCGGTGGACGGCGGCTATATCTTCAACGGCCGCTGGCAGTTCAGTTCCGGTACCGATCACTGCGACTGGATCTTTCTCGGCGCCATGCTCGGCGACGAACAGGGCGGTATCGCCGCGCCACCGACGATGCTGCACATGATCCTGCCCCGGTCCGATTACGAGATCGTCGAGGATTCGTGGAACGTGGTGGGGCTGAAGGGGACCGGTTCCAAGGACATCGTCGTACGCGACGCGTTCGTACCTTCCTACCGGGTGATGAACGGTGACCATGTCATCGACGGCACCGCACAGCGCGAGTACGGCGTCACCGAAACGCTGTACAAGATGCCGTGGTCGACGATGTTCCCGCTGGGGATCAGCGCGGCGGTGATCGGGATCGCGGAGGGGGCGCTGGCCGCGCATCTGGACTATCAACGCGGCCGGGTGGGGGCACAGGGTACGGCGGTCAAGGACGATCCGTACGTCCTGTTCGCGATCAGCGAGGCCGCCGCCGATATCAACGCGGCGCGGCAGGAACTGCTCGCCAATGTGGATGGGGTCTGGGGCATCGTCGAATCCGGCGGCGAGGTGGATTTCGCCGAGCGGGCGGCCGTGCGGCGCACCCAGGTGCGGGCGGCCTGGCGGGCGGTCCTGGCCGTCGACCAGATCTTCGCCCGGTCCGGTGGTAACGCGCTGCGGATGGACAAACCGCTGCAGCGGTACTGGCGCGACGCCCACGCGGGCCTCAACCACGCCATCCATGTACCGAGCACCGTGTATCACGCCGCGGCGCTGAGCTCGATGGGATTCGATCCGGCCGATCAGCTGCGCTCGATGATCTGACCGGCCGGAACGAGACGAACGACAAGGACATATCGAAAATGACCGATATCAAGAGCCTGGGTTATGTACAGATCCAGACCACGAATATGGAGCGATGGCGGCGGTTCGCCTTCGATGTGCTCGGTTTCGCGGCGGGGTCGGGGCCGGACGAGAACGCGCTCTATCTGCGGATGGACGAACGGGCCGCGCGGATAGTGGTGGTCGCCGGGGAATCCGACGAGGTGGTGCGGATCGGCTGGGAGGTCCGCGACCACGCCGCGTTGCGGCGGGTACGGGAGACGGTGTCGAAGGCCGGGGTCGCAGTGGAATCGCTGTCGCAGGCCGACGCCGATGCCCGTCGGGTGGAGGAGGCGATCACCTTCACCGATCCCACCGGCGCCACTCTCGAGGTTTTCCACGGCCCGGTACTCGACCACAGCCCGGTCGTGACCCCGTTCGGCGCTCGGTTCGTGACGGGGGCCCAGGGTCTGGGGCATGTGGTGCTGCCGACCATGGACCTGGGCGGCGCGTTCGAGTTCTACACCGAGGTGCTGGGCTTTCTGCCGCGCGGGGCGTTCCGGGTGCCGGCGCCGCCGGAGTTCGGGCCGGTGCGGATCCGCTTCCTCGGTGTGAACGAACGGCATCACAGCCTGGCGCTGTGTCCCGCTCCGCACGGGGGTGCGCCCGGGCTGGTGCACATCATGGTGGAGGTCGATTCGCTGGACGCGGTGGGCCGGGCGCTGGATCGGGTCACGAAGGACGGGTTCTCGGTGTCCTCGACGCTGGGCCGGCATACCAACGACAAGATGGTGTCGTTCTACGTGCGCGCGCCCGGCGGCTGGGATATCGAATTCGGTACCGAGGGGATGCGGGTCGACGAGAAGTACTACACGGCGGAGGAGATCACCGCGGACAGCTACTGGGGTCACGACTGGTCCGGTAGCGAACCACTGGCCGCGATGTAGAAACCGCGCTGGAGACGGCCTCCCGGCTGAGCGTTTCGCTCGGTTAGGGGGCCGTTCGTGATTTTCGGCCAACCTTTGCGATTCGTGTGACAGTTACCACAGGCAGATGATACTAATAGGAATATGCCTATTCGGCATATCCAGTTGGGGGCACCATTTTGTAGACCCGATGGAGGGCTCATGACAATCCAGGCCGACGCCGCCACCCCGAGCGCTGTGCTCGACCGTGTCTCGCTCGTTCTCGACGCGTTCGAGGGCCCGGGGCGCCTCACCCTCGCGCAGATCGTGCGCCGCACCGGGCTGCCCCGGTCCTCGGCGCACCGCATTCTGGAGCGGCTCGTACAACTGCGCTGGCTGCGCCGCGACGGCCGGGACTACGAACTGGGGCTGCGCCTGATGGAGCTCGGCTCGCTGGCGGTGCACCAGGACCGGCTGCACCGCGCTGCCGTACCCTTCCTGCACGAACTGCACCGAACCACCGGATACGTGGTGCATCTGGCCGTTCTCGACGGCAACGATGTGGTGTATCTGGACAAGATCGGCGGGCCGCTCGCGGGCGCGGTGCCGACCCGGGTCGGCGGCCGCCAGCCCGCGCACTGTACGGCGGTGGGCAAAGCGATCCTCGCCTATGCCGACGGCGAGCGCGGCGATGTATTCGACGCCGGACCCGTCCGGCCGAGAACGCGCTACTCCATCGCGACGGCCGCGCAACTGCGCACCGAACTGGCCAAGGTCCGCGCGCACGGTATCGCTTTCGAACGCGAGGAATCGCTGTCCGGATTCGGGTGCGTGGCGGCGCCGGTCGGCGAGATCGGGCAGGCAGTGGCCGCAGTATCGATCTGCGGGCCCGTCGACCGGATGCGGTTCGATCAGCGCCTGGCCGCGCCGGTTCGGATGACCGCACTGGGGATCTGGCGCAATGTCGAGGACGGGCAGGTCCGGGTACATCCCACCCTCCAGCAGGCCCGCCCACTGGGATCGGTGCCGAGGCCGCGTGCGGCGGCCTTGCAATACGTCTGACCGGCGCCGGGCTGCCCGGGGGATCGGCAGGTCGTGTTCCGGCGCCGGAATCGACGCCCTGCGTCTCGCGCCTGCCGGTACCGGGAGATGCGCTCGGTCAGGTACGGGCCTGCCGGCGATCACCGAGTTTGCGCATCAGCGCGACCATCCCCAGGCCGAACGCGGGTGCCAGATCGACGCTTCGTACCAGCGCCCCGCGCCATCGGGGCATCACCCGGAAGATCTGACGGCTCTCCATCAGTGCCAGCCCCGCGCGGGCGACGGCATCCTCGCTCATCGGTTTCGGCCCGGCGAACAGCAGCGCGGCGCCGGGGTCCTCGGCACGCGAAGTCACCATCCGGGTATCGACCACGTCGGGGCACAGGGCCCGGACGCGGATCGGCAGACCGGCGTGCCGGAGGTCGCCCTGGACGGACGTCGTATAGGACAGGACGGCCGCTTTGGTCGCGGCGTACAGGGCGAGGCCGGGTACCGGGGTGAGAGCCGATAGCGACGCGATATTGAGGATCACCCCGCCCGCCTGCCCCATCTGCGCGATCGCGGCCGCGGACCCCGCCACGACGCCGCGAATGTTCACATCGAGGATGGTGGTCATCTCCTCGTCCGGATGGGTCCAGGCATCGCCCGCGAACAGCACCCCGGCGTTGTTCACCCAAACCGTCAGTTGCCCCAGGGCCCCGGCCTTCTCGGCGATCTCGCGGTGGGAGGCGATCTCGCGGACATCCTGCCGGAACCCGACCGCGCCCCGGCCGATCTCGGCGGCGGCCCGCTGCGCGGCCGCACCGTCGATATCGGTGAGGACGACCAGGTGGCCCGCATCGGCCAGGTGGCGGGCGAAGGCGAGTCCGATACCGCGGCCGCCGCCGGTCACAACTGCTGTGGTGGTCATGGCGTGACGCTAGGCCGCGTACCCCGCTGCCCGCCAGTGCCCGTGCCGTGACCGGGGTTCGTGAGTGCCCGGCCTACCGGGCCGGAAGTACGGAACGCACCATTTCCCAGATCTCCGCGCGGGCGGTCCGGGTGACCGCGAGGGCCGGAATTGTCAGGAACCCGTGGAACAGGCCGTTGTAGCGATGGTGGCCTACCACGACACCGGCTTCGGTGAGCAGTTGTGCGTAGGCGTCGCCGGACGAGCAGGGCGGATCGAGTTCGGCGGTGATCACCACCGCGGGCGGTAGCCCGGCCAGGGAGTCCGCACGGGTCGGTATCAGGCGCGGATCGCCGGTCCCGTGCGGTGCGTACTGCTGCCAGTACCAGCGCATCGCCGCCGCGGTGTTGTAGTAGCCGGTACCGAAGCGGCGGTAGGACTCGGTATCGAAATCGTCGTCGATCACCGGGTACAGCAGTAGTTGCGCGGCGATCGAGGGCCCGGCGTGATCGCGGGCTGCCAGAGCGATGGTGGCGGCGAGATTACCGCCCGCGCTGTCCCCGGCGACCACCAGAGCCGCGGGGTCACCGCCGTATTCGCCGATGTGTTCGGCGGACCAGACGAGTGCCGCGTACATATCGTCGTGTGCGGCAGGTGCGGGATGTTCCGGGGCGAGCCGGTAGTCCACCGATACCACGATCGCGCCGATCCCGTCGGCCATCGACCGGCAGAACTCGTCGTGGCTGTCCAGATCGCAGAACACGAACCCGCCGCCGTGCGCGAAAACGATCACCGGGAGCGCGGACGCGTCGTGGCGGGGCCGATAGATCCGGATCGGCAGGGCCCCGCCCGGGCCGGCGATGGTCAGGTTGTACACGTCGCGCATGGCCGGCAGCCATTGCAGTGGCGCGCGGCGGGCGCGGATCATCGCCCGCAGTTCCGGTGCGGTCAGGGCGGTGACGTCGGGAAACCCGCTGTCGAGGGTGGCCAGCATCGCGGCCACCTCGGGAAGCAGTCGGGGTTCCGCGTCGCGTACGGCTCCGGATTCCATCCGCGGCCTCCTCGATCTCGTGGCCGGTGCGGCACCGGCCGTATCCCTGGTCGGGCCACCGTAGATCCGCGAAAGAGCCGGTGGAGCCGCTCCTCCCGAAGAGTGGACCGGTCTCGGCCGGACAGCGCGGCGCGGTCATACCGTGGGGCGATGACTGCAGCGAAGGTCTACATCGTCGACCGGATCGAGACGATGCCCGGCCGCGCACGGGAATTCGTGGACCGCTACCTCGCCGAGTATGTGCCGGGGGCGATCGGGCGCGGTATGACCTTGGCGCAGGTCCTGGTGGCGCCGCCGCTCTGGCTCGACGATCGGTCCAATACGGTCACCGTGATGTGGGAACTCGACGGTCCCGCCGGCTGGTGGGAGATGACCTGGAAGGGCCGGCCCGATCCGGAACTCGGTCGTTGGTGGGCCGGGATGGATCAGCTG is a genomic window containing:
- a CDS encoding Rieske 2Fe-2S domain-containing protein — protein: MPAHAPNGRSQHGTDEYRQIEAAAAPTRFARGWHCLGLAKSFRDGQPHEVKAFGTTLVVFRSETDGTLHVLDAYCRHMGGNLAQGSVKGDSIACPFHDWRWGGNGKCTGIPYARRVPPLARTRAWPTLERNGQLFVWHDPQGSRPTDEVTVPQIEGYGTAEWTDWTWNSLLVEGSNCREIVDNVVDMAHFFYVHYSFPRYFKNVFEGHVATQYMRSTPRGDINVGTSYDDPNSALRSDASYFGPSYMIDRLWNEAQGMTIETVLINCHYPVSANSFVLQYGVMVKKPQGMSDADAEAMAAQFARGVEVGFEQDVEIWKNKAPIDNPLLSEEDGPVYQLRRWYQQFYVDIGDVTEDMTKRFEFEIDTERAVSSWEAEVADNIARGAVLDTTA
- a CDS encoding acyl-CoA dehydrogenase family protein: MTSVLDNLAAIADQLREQSPEAEALGRLPDSTAKLLKTAGPIRLLQPKKYGGFEAHPREFAESVMAAAALDPATGWICGIVGVHPWQLAFADPEVQEEVWGADNDTWMASPYAPTGVARPVDGGYIFNGRWQFSSGTDHCDWIFLGAMLGDEQGGIAAPPTMLHMILPRSDYEIVEDSWNVVGLKGTGSKDIVVRDAFVPSYRVMNGDHVIDGTAQREYGVTETLYKMPWSTMFPLGISAAVIGIAEGALAAHLDYQRGRVGAQGTAVKDDPYVLFAISEAAADINAARQELLANVDGVWGIVESGGEVDFAERAAVRRTQVRAAWRAVLAVDQIFARSGGNALRMDKPLQRYWRDAHAGLNHAIHVPSTVYHAAALSSMGFDPADQLRSMI
- the bphC gene encoding biphenyl-2,3-diol 1,2-dioxygenase, giving the protein MTDIKSLGYVQIQTTNMERWRRFAFDVLGFAAGSGPDENALYLRMDERAARIVVVAGESDEVVRIGWEVRDHAALRRVRETVSKAGVAVESLSQADADARRVEEAITFTDPTGATLEVFHGPVLDHSPVVTPFGARFVTGAQGLGHVVLPTMDLGGAFEFYTEVLGFLPRGAFRVPAPPEFGPVRIRFLGVNERHHSLALCPAPHGGAPGLVHIMVEVDSLDAVGRALDRVTKDGFSVSSTLGRHTNDKMVSFYVRAPGGWDIEFGTEGMRVDEKYYTAEEITADSYWGHDWSGSEPLAAM
- a CDS encoding IclR family transcriptional regulator encodes the protein MTIQADAATPSAVLDRVSLVLDAFEGPGRLTLAQIVRRTGLPRSSAHRILERLVQLRWLRRDGRDYELGLRLMELGSLAVHQDRLHRAAVPFLHELHRTTGYVVHLAVLDGNDVVYLDKIGGPLAGAVPTRVGGRQPAHCTAVGKAILAYADGERGDVFDAGPVRPRTRYSIATAAQLRTELAKVRAHGIAFEREESLSGFGCVAAPVGEIGQAVAAVSICGPVDRMRFDQRLAAPVRMTALGIWRNVEDGQVRVHPTLQQARPLGSVPRPRAAALQYV
- a CDS encoding SDR family NAD(P)-dependent oxidoreductase gives rise to the protein MTTTAVVTGGGRGIGLAFARHLADAGHLVVLTDIDGAAAQRAAAEIGRGAVGFRQDVREIASHREIAEKAGALGQLTVWVNNAGVLFAGDAWTHPDEEMTTILDVNIRGVVAGSAAAIAQMGQAGGVILNIASLSALTPVPGLALYAATKAAVLSYTTSVQGDLRHAGLPIRVRALCPDVVDTRMVTSRAEDPGAALLFAGPKPMSEDAVARAGLALMESRQIFRVMPRWRGALVRSVDLAPAFGLGMVALMRKLGDRRQART
- a CDS encoding alpha/beta hydrolase, with product MESGAVRDAEPRLLPEVAAMLATLDSGFPDVTALTAPELRAMIRARRAPLQWLPAMRDVYNLTIAGPGGALPIRIYRPRHDASALPVIVFAHGGGFVFCDLDSHDEFCRSMADGIGAIVVSVDYRLAPEHPAPAAHDDMYAALVWSAEHIGEYGGDPAALVVAGDSAGGNLAATIALAARDHAGPSIAAQLLLYPVIDDDFDTESYRRFGTGYYNTAAAMRWYWQQYAPHGTGDPRLIPTRADSLAGLPPAVVITAELDPPCSSGDAYAQLLTEAGVVVGHHRYNGLFHGFLTIPALAVTRTARAEIWEMVRSVLPAR